Proteins from one Prevotella sp. E2-28 genomic window:
- the rsxA gene encoding electron transport complex subunit RsxA, protein MEYILIFISAIFVNNIVLAQFLGICPFLGVSKKIDTSLGMSAAVAFVMVLATLVTWLVQTYVLVPAGLEYLQTIAFILVIASLVQMVEIILKKVSPALYQALGIFLPLITTNCAVLGVAILVIQKEMNLGQSVMYALSTAIGFGLALTVFAGMREQLELTNVPKGMRGMAIVLVSAGLLSLAFMGFSGVDNGLRTLFGLN, encoded by the coding sequence ATGGAATACATTTTGATTTTCATCAGCGCCATATTCGTCAACAATATCGTGTTGGCACAATTCTTGGGTATTTGTCCTTTCCTCGGCGTATCAAAGAAGATTGACACCTCACTCGGTATGTCCGCAGCAGTAGCGTTCGTAATGGTACTAGCGACGCTGGTTACCTGGCTAGTTCAGACTTACGTATTGGTACCTGCTGGGCTGGAATATCTGCAAACCATAGCATTCATTCTGGTCATTGCCTCATTGGTACAGATGGTAGAGATTATTTTGAAGAAGGTTTCGCCTGCTCTTTATCAGGCTTTGGGTATCTTCTTGCCCCTGATTACAACTAACTGTGCCGTACTGGGCGTAGCCATCCTTGTCATCCAAAAAGAGATGAACCTTGGGCAATCCGTCATGTATGCCCTTTCCACCGCCATTGGTTTCGGATTGGCACTTACCGTTTTTGCAGGAATGCGCGAACAACTGGAACTTACAAACGTCCCTAAGGGTATGCGGGGTATGGCCATCGTACTGGTCAGTGCTGGTCTTCTGAGTCTTGCATTCATGGGATTCTCTGGCGTTGACAATGGTTTACGCACCTTGTTCGGATTGAACTAA
- the dnaJ gene encoding molecular chaperone DnaJ: MAQKRDYYEVLGVEKTASEDEIKKAYRKIAIKYHPDRNPGDKQAEEKFKEAAEAYNVLHDPQKRQQYDQFGFSGPMGGGAGGFGGFGGASMNMDDIFSMFGDIFGGHGFGGFGGRAGRPQQHRGSDLRLKVRLTLEEINQGVTKKFKVRKDITCSHCHGTGAEDGSGRETCPTCHGSGVITHTTQSIFGMMQTQGVCPTCHGEGQVIKNKCHNCGGTGVTKGEEVVEINIPAGVAEGMVVNVSGKGNAGHHGGIPGDIQVYIEEEDHKTFVRDGNDLIYNLLLDFPTAALGGEVDIPTIEGNTLKIKIENGTQPGKTMRLRGKGLPAVQGYGNGRGDLVVNISVYVPKTLSRDEKKAIETFIGSDNFKGDNQTKESIFQRFKNYFN; the protein is encoded by the coding sequence ATGGCACAAAAAAGAGACTACTACGAGGTTCTTGGTGTAGAAAAGACTGCCTCGGAAGACGAGATTAAGAAGGCATATCGTAAAATTGCCATCAAATATCATCCAGACCGCAATCCTGGCGACAAGCAGGCTGAAGAGAAATTCAAAGAGGCCGCAGAAGCCTACAACGTACTTCATGACCCTCAGAAGCGCCAGCAGTATGACCAGTTCGGCTTCTCAGGACCTATGGGCGGCGGAGCAGGAGGCTTTGGTGGATTCGGAGGCGCATCCATGAATATGGATGATATCTTCTCTATGTTCGGTGACATCTTCGGTGGACACGGATTCGGAGGATTCGGAGGCCGTGCAGGACGTCCCCAGCAGCACAGAGGAAGTGATTTAAGGTTGAAAGTACGCTTGACACTGGAAGAAATCAACCAAGGAGTTACCAAGAAATTCAAAGTACGCAAAGATATTACCTGCAGTCACTGTCATGGTACAGGGGCTGAAGATGGAAGCGGCAGAGAGACGTGTCCTACCTGTCATGGCTCGGGCGTCATCACCCACACCACACAGAGCATCTTCGGTATGATGCAGACACAGGGCGTTTGTCCTACTTGTCACGGTGAAGGTCAAGTTATCAAAAACAAATGTCACAACTGTGGAGGTACTGGCGTTACAAAAGGCGAAGAGGTTGTAGAGATAAACATTCCTGCTGGTGTGGCAGAAGGCATGGTGGTCAATGTATCTGGAAAAGGTAATGCAGGTCATCACGGAGGAATTCCAGGAGACATACAGGTATATATTGAAGAGGAGGACCACAAGACTTTCGTAAGAGATGGCAACGATCTGATATATAACCTACTATTGGACTTCCCGACAGCAGCTCTTGGAGGTGAGGTTGATATTCCAACCATAGAAGGCAATACTCTTAAGATCAAGATTGAGAATGGTACACAACCAGGAAAGACCATGCGCTTAAGAGGCAAAGGTCTGCCTGCAGTACAAGGCTACGGCAACGGACGCGGTGACCTTGTGGTCAACATCAGTGTCTATGTTCCTAAGACATTATCACGCGACGAGAAGAAAGCTATCGAGACCTTCATTGGTAGCGACAATTTTAAAGGTGACAACCAGACAAAAGAAAGCATCTTCCAACGTTTTAAGAACTATTTCAATTAA
- a CDS encoding RnfABCDGE type electron transport complex subunit D translates to MSKLIVSLSPHAHGTDSVERNMYGVIIALIPALLASFAYFGIGSAIVCLTSVFACVLFEWAISKYILGRKECTILDGSAALTGLLLGMNLPSNLPIWIIIIGSLFAIGVGKMTFGGLGNNIFNPALVGRCVLLVAFPAQMTSWPKPGNLLEYTDAATGATPLSVMKQAIQNHDASILNDLPDAFSLFLGNYSIGGGAGTIGEICGLALIAGLLFMLWRKIITWHIPVSIIATVFIFSAIMHLIDPIYADPTTVILSGGLLLGAIFMATDYVTSPMTPKGQIIYGVCIGLLTIIIRNWGAYPEGMSFAILIMNAFTPLINNYVKPKRFGEVPAQK, encoded by the coding sequence ATGAGTAAGTTAATTGTATCATTATCACCTCATGCCCACGGAACCGATTCCGTAGAACGCAACATGTACGGGGTCATCATAGCTTTGATACCTGCCCTGCTGGCTTCGTTCGCCTATTTCGGTATCGGTTCTGCCATCGTCTGTCTGACAAGCGTTTTTGCTTGTGTACTGTTTGAGTGGGCTATCAGCAAATATATTCTCGGCCGTAAGGAGTGTACGATCCTTGATGGCTCGGCAGCCCTCACAGGCCTTCTCTTAGGTATGAACCTCCCTTCAAACCTTCCTATATGGATTATTATCATCGGTTCACTCTTCGCTATCGGAGTCGGAAAGATGACTTTCGGTGGACTGGGAAACAACATTTTCAACCCTGCATTGGTAGGCCGTTGTGTATTGCTAGTGGCTTTCCCCGCACAGATGACAAGTTGGCCTAAACCCGGTAATCTGCTGGAATACACAGACGCTGCCACTGGCGCAACGCCTCTATCTGTAATGAAGCAGGCAATACAAAACCATGATGCCAGCATATTAAACGACCTTCCCGATGCGTTCAGTCTTTTCCTTGGTAATTACTCTATAGGTGGCGGTGCAGGTACTATCGGTGAGATTTGCGGATTGGCTCTGATTGCAGGTTTACTGTTCATGTTATGGCGTAAGATTATCACTTGGCATATCCCAGTGAGCATTATCGCTACCGTATTCATCTTCAGTGCCATAATGCACCTCATCGACCCAATCTATGCAGACCCCACAACAGTAATTCTGAGCGGTGGACTGCTGTTGGGTGCAATTTTCATGGCAACAGACTACGTGACATCGCCAATGACACCTAAGGGACAGATCATATACGGTGTCTGCATCGGTCTGCTCACCATCATCATCCGCAACTGGGGAGCTTATCCTGAAGGCATGTCGTTCGCGATTCTGATAATGAATGCTTTCACACCTCTTATTAATAATTATGTAAAACCAAAGCGCTTCGGTGAAGTGCCTGCCCAAAAGTAA
- a CDS encoding nucleotide exchange factor GrpE — MEEKEMTTDDMAVETSTDEVTEGKSDINESSEENTDPLKEAEAQIADLKDKYLRQMAEFDNYRKRTLKERSELILNGGEKTITALLPVIDDMERAIANGEKTEDPQVLREGMQLIYQKLMKVLEAQGVSKIETEDADFDTNLHEAVALVPGMGNDKKGKVIDCMANGYKLNDKVIRYAKVAVGQ; from the coding sequence ATGGAAGAAAAAGAGATGACTACTGACGATATGGCAGTAGAAACCTCTACTGACGAAGTGACAGAAGGAAAGTCTGACATTAATGAGAGTTCAGAAGAGAACACAGATCCACTGAAGGAAGCTGAAGCACAGATTGCCGACTTGAAGGACAAGTATCTCAGACAAATGGCTGAGTTTGACAATTATCGTAAACGCACATTAAAAGAGCGTTCTGAACTGATTCTCAATGGTGGCGAAAAGACCATTACTGCCCTACTCCCAGTGATTGACGACATGGAGCGTGCAATAGCCAATGGTGAAAAGACAGAAGATCCACAGGTGTTGCGCGAAGGTATGCAACTGATTTATCAAAAACTCATGAAGGTGCTTGAAGCACAGGGAGTCAGTAAAATTGAAACCGAAGATGCCGACTTCGACACAAACCTGCACGAGGCTGTTGCTTTGGTACCAGGCATGGGCAACGACAAAAAGGGAAAAGTTATTGACTGTATGGCCAATGGCTACAAACTGAACGACAAAGTAATCCGCTACGCGAAAGTAGCCGTAGGACAATAA
- a CDS encoding sigma-70 family RNA polymerase sigma factor yields the protein MEDSLLNKYLDEIGREQLLTEEEEARLSARIQKGDERALNRLIEANLRFVIVIARQYQGQGLLMEDLVSEGNLGLMKAARKYDANHGLRFVNYAVVFIRQQIEKALKKESAELRVESTRDGQTRSVDAPLGSKANVSLLSVLVNTDSPQADLRVYNANMEEAVEYAIRSLAERERIVVNAYFGLGQEHMTMAEIAEDMQLKRERVRQIRNKAIRHLKKAYRKRLAEL from the coding sequence ATGGAAGATAGTTTACTGAATAAATATCTGGATGAAATAGGACGTGAACAACTGCTCACGGAAGAGGAGGAAGCACGTCTGTCTGCACGTATTCAGAAGGGTGACGAGCGAGCTTTGAATCGTCTGATTGAGGCTAACCTCAGGTTTGTCATTGTCATTGCCCGTCAGTATCAGGGGCAAGGACTTTTGATGGAGGACTTGGTGAGTGAGGGCAATTTGGGGCTGATGAAGGCTGCACGGAAATATGATGCTAATCATGGCTTGCGATTTGTCAATTATGCCGTAGTCTTCATTCGTCAGCAGATAGAGAAAGCACTTAAGAAGGAAAGTGCGGAGTTACGTGTGGAAAGTACGCGCGACGGACAGACTCGCTCTGTTGATGCACCACTTGGGTCAAAAGCCAATGTGAGCCTTCTTTCTGTCTTGGTTAATACGGATTCTCCTCAAGCAGACCTACGTGTATATAATGCTAATATGGAGGAGGCAGTGGAATATGCTATCCGTTCTTTGGCTGAGCGCGAGCGTATCGTAGTGAATGCATATTTTGGCTTAGGTCAAGAACATATGACGATGGCTGAAATAGCTGAAGATATGCAGTTGAAACGTGAACGTGTGCGTCAGATTCGTAATAAAGCAATTCGTCACTTAAAGAAAGCCTATCGGAAACGTTTGGCAGAGTTATGA
- a CDS encoding folylpolyglutamate synthase/dihydrofolate synthase family protein has product MTYQEATEYLFCKTSNFEHQGVGGYKEGLENSQKLDEHFGHPHEHFRCIHIAGTNGKGSVSNMIAAQLQTCGYRVGLYTSPHIIDFKERIRVNGTPINEKYVTTFVESEKAFIESLNPTFFELTTAMAFKYFKEMDVDIAVIEVGLGGRLDCTNIITPILSIITNISLDHTQLLGNSLEQIAMEKGGIIKRGIPVVIGESTPETKMVFDTLATEVHAPITYAEEQDEIISWEEMPDGQGISYHTKHYGDFQCELSGAFQVKNMNTVLAAMRQLEGMGYMISYDEQGHSKKVISEIDNAFKNVTNITGLMARWQVIRSNPTIVCDTGHNPGAWEYLSKQLENVKCRELRIVFGLVEDKDIYTIMSLLPKNATYYYTKGSTKRAFPETSLKIFGEQFGLKGDCYPTVEEAYQAAMQGATSEDFIFIGGSTYVVSDFMKSRI; this is encoded by the coding sequence ATGACCTATCAGGAAGCAACAGAATATTTGTTCTGCAAAACATCCAATTTTGAACATCAAGGTGTTGGCGGTTACAAAGAAGGACTGGAAAACTCTCAGAAACTGGACGAGCATTTCGGCCATCCTCATGAGCATTTCCGTTGCATCCACATTGCCGGCACTAACGGTAAAGGTTCGGTATCAAATATGATTGCTGCACAGTTGCAGACTTGCGGCTACAGGGTAGGACTTTACACATCACCCCATATTATAGACTTTAAGGAACGTATTCGCGTTAATGGCACGCCTATCAACGAGAAATATGTAACAACCTTCGTGGAGTCAGAGAAAGCTTTCATTGAATCACTGAATCCAACGTTCTTTGAACTAACCACGGCTATGGCCTTTAAGTATTTCAAGGAGATGGATGTTGATATTGCCGTCATTGAAGTAGGGTTAGGCGGACGTTTAGACTGCACAAACATTATCACCCCTATCCTATCTATCATCACTAATATATCATTAGACCATACCCAGTTGCTCGGAAACAGCTTGGAACAGATTGCCATGGAGAAAGGTGGTATCATCAAACGTGGTATTCCCGTAGTCATCGGAGAGTCAACACCTGAAACCAAAATGGTCTTTGACACATTGGCTACCGAGGTTCATGCACCTATCACCTACGCAGAAGAACAAGATGAGATTATCTCGTGGGAAGAAATGCCTGACGGACAAGGCATAAGTTACCATACCAAACATTATGGCGACTTCCAATGCGAACTTAGCGGAGCATTCCAAGTAAAAAACATGAATACCGTGTTGGCTGCTATGCGACAGTTGGAAGGTATGGGCTATATGATTTCATACGATGAGCAAGGACATTCTAAGAAAGTTATTTCTGAAATTGACAATGCCTTTAAAAACGTCACGAATATAACAGGACTCATGGCTCGCTGGCAGGTGATAAGAAGCAATCCCACTATCGTGTGCGACACCGGCCACAACCCAGGAGCTTGGGAATATCTGAGCAAACAACTTGAAAACGTAAAATGTAGGGAATTGCGCATTGTTTTCGGACTGGTAGAAGATAAAGACATCTATACTATCATGTCACTACTACCCAAGAATGCCACCTATTATTATACAAAAGGAAGTACCAAGAGGGCATTCCCAGAGACATCATTAAAGATATTCGGAGAGCAATTCGGACTGAAAGGCGATTGTTACCCCACAGTAGAAGAAGCATACCAAGCTGCAATGCAAGGTGCTACCAGTGAGGACTTTATATTCATAGGCGGCAGTACCTATGTTGTTTCCGACTTTATGAAATCACGTATTTAG
- the galE gene encoding UDP-glucose 4-epimerase GalE, which translates to MKQTILVTGGTGFIGSHTTVELQQAGYKVVIIDNLSNSNANVVDGIEKITGVRPAFEKVDCCDFEALENVFKKYPKIEGIIHFAASKAVGESVEKPLLYYRNNLTSLINLLELMPKYNVKGIIFSSSCTVYGQPSQDNLPVTENAPIQKAMSPYGNTKQINEEIIQDYIHSGAPIKSIILRYFNPIGAHPSALIGELPNGVPMNLIPFVTQTAMGIRQQLKIFGNDYNTPDHTCIRDYIYVVDLAKAHVKAMERVLDNPEADAVEVFNIGTGKGLSTLEVVEGFEKATGVKVNWTYAPRREGDIEQVWGNVDKANKVLGWKAETPTDEVLKTAWRWQEKLRKDGIQ; encoded by the coding sequence ATGAAACAAACGATCTTAGTGACTGGTGGCACCGGATTCATTGGCAGCCACACAACCGTAGAACTGCAGCAGGCAGGCTACAAAGTAGTTATCATCGACAATTTGTCGAACTCAAATGCCAACGTCGTTGACGGTATCGAGAAGATTACAGGTGTACGCCCTGCTTTCGAGAAAGTGGACTGCTGTGACTTTGAAGCCCTTGAAAACGTATTCAAGAAATATCCAAAGATTGAGGGTATCATCCACTTTGCTGCATCAAAGGCTGTTGGTGAGAGCGTAGAAAAGCCCCTGCTCTACTACCGTAACAACTTGACTTCGCTCATCAATCTGTTGGAACTAATGCCTAAGTATAATGTAAAGGGTATTATTTTCTCATCATCATGTACTGTTTACGGACAACCTTCTCAGGATAACCTTCCTGTTACCGAGAATGCTCCTATCCAGAAAGCTATGTCACCTTACGGTAACACGAAGCAGATTAATGAGGAAATCATTCAGGACTACATCCATAGCGGTGCCCCCATCAAGAGCATCATCCTGCGCTACTTCAACCCCATCGGTGCTCATCCATCTGCATTGATTGGCGAGTTGCCCAATGGTGTGCCCATGAACTTGATTCCATTCGTCACTCAGACCGCAATGGGTATCCGTCAGCAGCTGAAGATTTTCGGCAATGATTACAATACACCTGACCACACCTGTATTCGTGACTACATCTATGTAGTAGATCTGGCCAAGGCTCACGTAAAGGCTATGGAGCGCGTACTCGACAATCCTGAGGCTGATGCCGTAGAGGTATTCAACATCGGTACTGGTAAAGGTCTCTCTACACTTGAAGTAGTAGAAGGCTTTGAGAAAGCTACAGGCGTAAAAGTTAACTGGACCTATGCTCCCCGTCGTGAAGGCGATATCGAGCAGGTTTGGGGTAACGTTGACAAAGCCAACAAGGTTCTGGGATGGAAGGCAGAAACGCCTACAGACGAAGTTCTGAAGACAGCTTGGCGCTGGCAAGAAAAGCTCCGCAAGGATGGCATCCAGTAA
- a CDS encoding RnfABCDGE type electron transport complex subunit E, with amino-acid sequence MNYLNIIKNGIIKDNPTFVLMLGMCPTLATTTSASNGLAMGLATMAVLICTNVVISCIKNITPDKVRIPVFIVVIAAFVTLLQMVIKAYLPDVDKSLGLFIPLIVVNCIILGRAEAFAAKNSPLASLFDGIGIGLGFTFALTLLGIVREILGSGAIFGFAFIPENYNILLFVLAPGAFITLGYLIAIVNKLKK; translated from the coding sequence ATGAACTATCTGAATATTATCAAAAACGGCATCATCAAAGACAATCCAACGTTTGTCTTGATGCTCGGTATGTGTCCCACATTGGCCACTACGACTTCGGCTTCCAACGGTTTGGCTATGGGTCTGGCTACAATGGCAGTGCTTATCTGCACCAATGTTGTGATTTCATGCATCAAGAATATCACACCAGATAAAGTACGTATTCCTGTCTTTATCGTGGTCATCGCAGCCTTTGTCACTCTGTTACAGATGGTTATCAAAGCCTATCTGCCTGATGTTGACAAGTCGCTAGGTCTCTTTATTCCGCTGATTGTGGTTAACTGTATTATCCTAGGACGTGCTGAAGCCTTTGCTGCCAAAAACTCACCCCTTGCATCACTTTTCGATGGAATCGGTATTGGATTGGGCTTCACTTTCGCCCTCACCCTACTGGGTATTGTCCGCGAGATTCTGGGATCAGGTGCCATTTTTGGTTTCGCCTTCATCCCTGAGAACTACAACATCCTACTCTTCGTACTGGCTCCAGGAGCCTTTATCACTTTGGGATATCTCATTGCCATTGTCAACAAATTGAAGAAGTAA
- a CDS encoding RnfABCDGE type electron transport complex subunit G codes for MKKLESSLTNMVLVLTGVAVIMGAILAWMNSVTTDPIAQQKKKALDDGIKAVMQTETVNISKTDTLRQINAKGKEQIFIIYNNEKGAAVESTTDGFGGKLRVLVGFDHEGKILGYTLLEHAETPGLGAKADKWFQADSKGSIIGKKPTKDSLLTVTKETPKNEYEVQAITASTITSKAFILAVNNAYKAYKEEPATDAQTSATKQHK; via the coding sequence ATGAAGAAACTCGAATCATCTTTAACGAATATGGTGCTGGTACTGACGGGAGTGGCAGTCATCATGGGAGCCATATTGGCATGGATGAACAGTGTGACAACCGACCCGATAGCACAGCAGAAAAAGAAAGCACTGGATGACGGCATCAAGGCTGTCATGCAGACTGAAACAGTAAATATCAGTAAAACGGATACATTACGCCAGATTAATGCAAAAGGTAAGGAACAAATTTTCATTATCTACAATAACGAGAAAGGTGCTGCTGTAGAAAGTACAACCGACGGCTTCGGCGGCAAACTGCGTGTCCTAGTAGGCTTTGATCACGAAGGAAAGATTCTTGGATATACCCTGCTTGAACATGCTGAGACCCCAGGCTTGGGTGCAAAAGCCGACAAATGGTTCCAAGCCGACAGCAAAGGAAGCATCATTGGCAAGAAACCTACCAAGGATAGTCTTCTCACCGTTACAAAGGAAACTCCTAAGAATGAATACGAGGTTCAGGCTATTACCGCCTCAACAATTACTTCTAAAGCCTTTATCTTGGCTGTCAATAACGCCTACAAAGCCTACAAAGAAGAACCAGCTACTGATGCACAGACAAGTGCTACCAAACAACATAAGTAG
- the rsxC gene encoding electron transport complex subunit RsxC: protein MKIKTFSIGGIHPEENKLTHEVPTQLAPLPKQAIFPLSQHIGAPATPVVQKGDKVKVGTMIADAGGFVSAPIYSSVSGTVAKIDTAIDATGYRKPAIFIDVEGDEWEETIDRSDKLELVKDHPELTAEEIVRRIKTAGVVGMGGACFPTFIKLCPPPTAKAECVIINAVECEPYITADYRLMMEHADEILVGLELLMKGAKVTRGYIGIETNKPAAIDLLTKKCAEAFHASEYHVEVVPLAQRYPQGGEKQLVDAVINRQVPAPPAIPVNVGAIVQNVGTSYAVYEAVMKKKPLFERYTTVTGKRLQKPGNYQVRMGTPMQDLIDLCGGMPGGDNKLLAGGPMMGKALTSTEVPICKGTNSVTILSGDDARRKEPQPCIRCAKCVGVCPMGLEPYLLAKISEFKNWERAEQEDIVSCIECGSCQFTCPAHRPLLDNIRQGKQTVMGIIRSRAAAKK, encoded by the coding sequence ATGAAGATAAAGACATTTAGCATAGGTGGTATTCACCCCGAGGAGAATAAACTAACACACGAGGTACCCACACAGTTGGCTCCACTGCCGAAGCAGGCTATTTTCCCGCTTTCACAGCATATCGGTGCGCCTGCCACTCCTGTCGTGCAGAAAGGCGATAAGGTGAAGGTTGGCACAATGATTGCGGATGCAGGTGGATTCGTGTCAGCTCCTATCTATTCTTCTGTCAGTGGTACGGTAGCAAAGATTGATACCGCCATTGATGCTACTGGTTATCGTAAACCCGCTATCTTTATTGACGTGGAAGGCGATGAATGGGAAGAGACGATCGATCGCAGCGACAAGCTAGAACTGGTTAAGGATCATCCCGAACTAACAGCCGAGGAAATCGTCAGGAGAATCAAGACGGCTGGTGTCGTAGGTATGGGTGGTGCATGTTTCCCTACCTTTATCAAGCTCTGCCCTCCCCCAACAGCGAAGGCAGAATGCGTAATTATTAATGCCGTTGAGTGTGAACCTTATATCACGGCCGACTATAGACTGATGATGGAGCATGCCGATGAGATTCTCGTGGGTCTAGAACTACTGATGAAAGGCGCTAAGGTGACTCGTGGCTACATCGGCATTGAGACCAACAAGCCCGCAGCCATCGACCTACTCACTAAGAAGTGTGCCGAAGCATTCCACGCTTCGGAATACCACGTAGAGGTGGTGCCCTTGGCTCAGCGTTACCCTCAAGGTGGTGAAAAACAGTTGGTTGATGCCGTTATCAACCGTCAGGTTCCTGCACCTCCAGCCATCCCAGTGAACGTTGGAGCAATAGTTCAAAATGTAGGCACATCATATGCTGTATATGAAGCAGTTATGAAAAAGAAGCCACTCTTCGAACGTTATACTACAGTTACTGGTAAACGTTTGCAGAAGCCTGGTAACTATCAGGTAAGAATGGGTACACCCATGCAGGATTTGATAGATCTCTGCGGAGGTATGCCTGGGGGTGACAACAAACTGCTGGCTGGTGGTCCTATGATGGGTAAGGCACTAACCTCAACAGAGGTGCCCATCTGCAAAGGAACAAACTCCGTAACGATTCTTTCTGGCGATGATGCTCGCCGTAAGGAGCCACAGCCCTGTATCCGTTGCGCCAAGTGCGTAGGTGTTTGTCCTATGGGATTGGAGCCTTATTTGCTGGCCAAAATCTCGGAATTCAAGAACTGGGAGCGTGCCGAACAGGAAGACATTGTTAGTTGCATAGAGTGCGGCTCATGCCAGTTTACATGTCCTGCCCATCGTCCACTATTGGACAATATCCGTCAGGGAAAACAGACGGTAATGGGAATCATTCGCAGTCGTGCTGCAGCAAAAAAGTAA
- a CDS encoding Cof-type HAD-IIB family hydrolase, producing the protein MTQKYALFFDIDGTLVSFKTHEIPPSTILALTQAKANGSRVYIATGRPPIIITNLGAISHLIDGYITTNGALCYVDKEIVSCQPIRKQDVMTCVEDSKAKGYSLIVVGRKDVAVLDPKGDVDRIFRQMLAVKNLDKAAPLDVVLEQDILQLTPFFPADYEPELMGRMPQCVSGRWHPEFTDITANGADKGKGILAMARHEGFDPSRTIAFGDGGNDTSMILQAGIGIAMGNAIDDLKQKADYVTTTVDDDGILHALRHYKVI; encoded by the coding sequence ATGACACAGAAATACGCATTATTTTTTGATATAGACGGTACACTGGTGAGTTTCAAAACACATGAGATTCCACCATCAACTATTCTCGCATTGACACAGGCCAAGGCCAACGGATCACGAGTGTATATCGCCACAGGACGTCCACCAATCATAATAACAAACTTAGGAGCTATATCGCATCTAATAGACGGATACATAACTACTAATGGAGCCTTATGCTATGTTGACAAAGAAATCGTAAGTTGTCAGCCTATTAGGAAACAAGATGTAATGACATGCGTAGAAGATTCAAAGGCGAAAGGCTATAGCCTCATTGTTGTAGGACGAAAAGATGTTGCCGTGCTTGACCCGAAGGGAGATGTTGACCGCATATTCCGCCAAATGCTTGCGGTGAAGAATCTCGACAAGGCTGCACCATTGGATGTCGTACTTGAGCAGGACATCCTGCAACTGACACCTTTTTTCCCTGCTGACTATGAACCCGAGCTAATGGGACGTATGCCTCAATGCGTCTCTGGACGATGGCACCCTGAGTTCACCGATATCACAGCTAACGGTGCTGATAAAGGTAAGGGTATCCTTGCCATGGCACGCCATGAAGGATTCGACCCAAGCCGCACCATAGCCTTTGGCGATGGCGGCAATGACACATCTATGATTCTGCAAGCTGGTATCGGCATTGCTATGGGCAATGCTATCGATGATTTGAAACAAAAGGCCGATTACGTTACCACGACTGTCGATGACGACGGCATTCTTCATGCACTTCGTCATTACAAGGTTATATAA